The following are encoded in a window of Streptomyces sp. Go-475 genomic DNA:
- a CDS encoding DMT family transporter: protein MRKRGPTVWAVCAVMAAALFWSSSYAVTKQVLEDVGPLSIGAIRFTLAALLLGVMVRLSRHRPARPDPRQRRQLYLSGFLGITVYFILENVGVDLSTASDASLIVATYPLMTMLVELVVLRTRMPLPRVTGVLLATVGAFLVVRNGAEVGGSARWLGDILLLLGGLAWAGYNVLGKRASAGQDAVSVTYYQTLAGAAGFLLASLLEADDWRMPGATASSLLVYLAVACSVGGFLLYNYGLRRMASSVAVNILNLVPVFGVIGAVVINGESIRLAQVTGGLIIIAGVALGMIEQGQDDAAHPRAKGSEPSGGATARTGGAPSPPLESGTHGGYGSQASPSPSRSRWGA from the coding sequence ATGCGCAAACGAGGACCCACGGTGTGGGCGGTGTGCGCGGTCATGGCGGCCGCGCTGTTCTGGAGCAGTTCGTACGCGGTGACCAAGCAGGTGCTGGAGGACGTCGGCCCGCTCAGTATCGGCGCCATCAGGTTCACCCTCGCGGCGTTACTCCTGGGCGTGATGGTACGGCTGAGCAGGCACCGCCCGGCCCGTCCGGACCCCCGGCAGCGGCGGCAGCTCTACCTGAGCGGCTTCCTCGGCATCACCGTGTACTTCATCCTGGAGAACGTCGGGGTCGACCTGTCCACGGCCTCCGACGCGTCGCTGATCGTGGCCACGTACCCGCTGATGACGATGCTGGTGGAACTGGTCGTCCTCCGCACCCGGATGCCGCTGCCGCGTGTGACGGGCGTGCTGCTGGCCACCGTCGGCGCCTTCCTCGTCGTACGCAACGGCGCCGAGGTCGGCGGCAGTGCGCGCTGGCTGGGGGACATCCTGCTGCTGCTCGGCGGGCTGGCCTGGGCCGGCTACAACGTGCTCGGCAAGCGCGCGAGCGCCGGCCAGGACGCCGTGAGCGTCACCTATTACCAGACCCTGGCGGGTGCGGCCGGCTTCCTGCTCGCGTCCCTGCTGGAGGCCGACGACTGGCGGATGCCGGGCGCGACCGCCTCATCGCTGCTGGTCTATCTGGCCGTGGCGTGTTCGGTCGGCGGCTTCCTGCTCTACAACTACGGCCTGCGCAGGATGGCGTCGAGCGTCGCGGTCAACATCCTCAACCTGGTACCGGTCTTCGGCGTCATCGGCGCCGTCGTGATCAACGGGGAGTCGATCCGGCTCGCCCAGGTGACGGGCGGCCTGATCATCATCGCCGGGGTGGCGCTCGGCATGATCGAGCAGGGACAGGATGACGCCGCGCATCCGCGCGCGAAGGGAAGCGAGCCGTCCGGGGGTGCGACCGCCCGGACCGGGGGCGCTCCGTCCCCGCCCCTGGAGTCGGGGACTCACGGTGGATACGGTTCGCAGGCCTCTCCGTCGCCGTCCCGGTCGAGATGGGGCGCGTAG
- the ettA gene encoding energy-dependent translational throttle protein EttA: MAEFIYTMRKARKAHGDKVILDDVTTSFLPGAKIGVVGPNGAGKSTILKIMAGIEQPSNGDAFLTPGYTVGILLQEPPLNEEKTVLENVQEGVAEIKGKLDRFNEIAEQMATDYSDELMDEMGKLQEQLDHANAWDLDAQLEQAMDALGCPPGDWAVTNLSGGERRRVALCKLLLEQPDLLLLDEPTNHLDAESVNWLEQHLAKYPGTVVAVTHDRYFLDNVAQWICEVDRGRLYPYEGNYSKYLETKAARLKVEGQKDAKRQKRLKEELEWVRSNAKGRQAKSKARLARYEEMAAEADKMRKLDFEEIQIPPGPRLGNVVVEVNNLTKGFGDKLLIDDLSFTLPRNGIVGIIGPNGAGKTTLFKMIQGIEEPDSGSIKVGDTVKISYVDQSRENIDPKKTLWAVVSDELDYINVGQVEMPSRAYVSAFGFKGPDQQKPAGVLSGGERNRLNLALTLKQGGNLLLLDEPTNDLDVETLSSLENALLEFPGCAVVVSHDRWFLDRIATHILAYEGESKWFWFEGNFESYEKNKVERLGPDASRPHRATYKKLTRG, from the coding sequence TTGGCTGAGTTCATTTACACCATGCGCAAGGCGCGCAAAGCGCACGGCGACAAGGTGATCCTCGACGACGTGACGACGAGCTTCCTGCCGGGGGCGAAGATCGGCGTCGTCGGCCCGAACGGCGCCGGCAAGTCGACGATCCTGAAGATCATGGCCGGCATCGAGCAGCCGTCCAACGGTGACGCCTTCCTCACTCCCGGTTACACGGTCGGCATCCTGCTCCAGGAGCCGCCGCTGAACGAGGAGAAGACCGTCCTGGAGAACGTCCAGGAGGGTGTCGCCGAGATCAAGGGCAAGCTCGACCGGTTCAACGAGATCGCCGAGCAGATGGCGACCGACTACTCCGACGAGCTCATGGACGAGATGGGCAAGCTCCAGGAGCAGCTCGACCACGCCAACGCCTGGGACCTCGACGCGCAGCTGGAGCAGGCCATGGACGCCCTGGGCTGCCCGCCCGGCGACTGGGCCGTCACCAACCTCTCCGGTGGTGAGCGCCGCCGTGTCGCGCTGTGCAAGCTGCTGCTGGAGCAGCCCGACCTGCTGCTGCTCGACGAGCCCACCAACCACCTCGACGCCGAGTCGGTGAACTGGCTGGAGCAGCACCTGGCCAAGTACCCGGGCACCGTCGTCGCGGTCACCCACGACCGGTACTTCCTCGACAACGTCGCCCAGTGGATCTGCGAGGTCGACCGCGGTCGCCTCTACCCCTACGAGGGCAACTACTCGAAGTACCTGGAGACCAAGGCGGCCCGCCTCAAGGTCGAGGGGCAGAAGGACGCCAAGCGGCAGAAGCGGCTCAAGGAAGAGCTGGAGTGGGTGCGCTCCAACGCCAAGGGGCGGCAGGCCAAGTCCAAGGCGCGTCTGGCCCGCTACGAGGAGATGGCCGCCGAGGCCGACAAGATGCGGAAGCTGGACTTCGAGGAGATCCAGATCCCGCCGGGCCCCCGCCTGGGCAACGTCGTCGTCGAGGTCAACAACCTCACCAAGGGCTTCGGCGACAAGCTGCTCATCGACGACCTCTCCTTCACGCTGCCGCGCAACGGCATCGTCGGCATCATCGGCCCGAACGGCGCCGGCAAGACCACCCTGTTCAAGATGATCCAGGGCATCGAGGAGCCGGACTCCGGCTCCATCAAGGTCGGCGACACCGTCAAGATCTCGTACGTGGACCAGAGCCGCGAGAACATCGACCCGAAGAAGACGCTGTGGGCCGTCGTCAGCGATGAGCTCGACTACATCAATGTCGGGCAGGTCGAGATGCCGTCCCGCGCGTACGTCTCCGCCTTCGGGTTCAAGGGGCCGGACCAGCAGAAGCCGGCCGGCGTGCTCTCCGGCGGTGAGCGCAACCGGCTGAACCTCGCGCTCACCCTCAAGCAGGGCGGCAACCTGCTGCTCCTCGACGAGCCGACCAACGACCTCGACGTCGAGACGCTCTCCAGCCTGGAGAACGCGCTGCTGGAGTTCCCCGGCTGCGCCGTCGTGGTCTCCCACGACCGGTGGTTCCTGGACCGCATCGCCACGCACATCCTCGCCTACGAGGGCGAGTCCAAGTGGTTCTGGTTCGAGGGCAACTTCGAGTCCTACGAGAAGAACAAGGTGGAGCGGCTCGGCCCGGACGCCTCCCGTCCGCACCGCGCCACCTACAAGAAGCTGACCCGGGGCTGA
- a CDS encoding globin: MEGVKEIRRGTLQEQTFYEQVGGEETFRRLVHRFYEGVAEDPLLRPMYPEEDLGPAEERLTLFLIQYWGGPTTYSDNRGHPRLRMRHAPFTVDRAAHDAWLKHMRVAVEELGLSEEHEHTLWNYLTYAAASMVNTPG; this comes from the coding sequence ATGGAGGGCGTGAAAGAGATTCGGCGCGGCACGCTTCAGGAGCAGACCTTCTACGAGCAGGTCGGCGGGGAGGAGACCTTCCGTCGGCTCGTCCACCGTTTCTACGAGGGAGTCGCGGAGGACCCGCTGCTGCGGCCCATGTATCCCGAGGAGGACCTGGGCCCGGCCGAGGAGCGGCTCACGCTCTTCCTCATCCAGTACTGGGGCGGCCCCACGACGTACAGCGACAACCGCGGCCATCCCCGCCTGCGGATGCGGCACGCGCCCTTCACGGTCGACCGCGCGGCGCACGACGCCTGGCTGAAGCACATGCGGGTCGCCGTCGAGGAGCTCGGGCTGTCCGAGGAGCACGAGCACACGCTGTGGAACTACCTGACGTACGCGGCGGCGTCGATGGTGAACACCCCGGGCTGA
- a CDS encoding Lrp/AsnC family transcriptional regulator: MDELDSALVRMLQEDGRRTNRDMAQELGIAPSTCLERIRSLRKSGVLTGFHAEADLAAIGRGLQAVIAVRVRPPTRAVIETFQTFLEGMPEVISIFVLTGNDDFLVHVAVRDTDHLHAVVLEKLAKRPELADVRTSVVYGHMRKKVIDPA; this comes from the coding sequence GTGGACGAACTAGATTCGGCGTTGGTGCGGATGCTCCAGGAGGACGGTCGGCGCACCAACCGGGACATGGCCCAGGAACTCGGTATCGCCCCGTCCACCTGTCTGGAGCGAATCCGGTCGCTGCGCAAGAGCGGCGTCCTGACGGGATTTCACGCGGAGGCGGACCTCGCGGCGATCGGCCGCGGGCTGCAGGCGGTGATCGCCGTACGGGTCCGTCCGCCGACACGTGCTGTGATCGAGACCTTCCAGACCTTCTTGGAGGGGATGCCGGAGGTCATCTCGATCTTCGTCCTCACCGGGAACGACGACTTCCTCGTGCACGTCGCCGTCCGGGACACCGACCACCTGCACGCGGTGGTCCTGGAGAAGCTGGCGAAGCGCCCGGAACTCGCCGACGTACGGACGTCGGTGGTCTACGGGCACATGCGCAAGAAGGTCATCGATCCGGCATAG
- a CDS encoding excalibur calcium-binding domain-containing protein — translation MVRDYIAAINARDYRRAWDLGGKNLSGSYQAFVDGFATTAHDTVHILRADGDTVSVTLEATQTDGTLRIFEGTYTVRGGTIVGADIREVTELDPPPDEASPYYENCDAARAAGDAPLFTGEPGYAPHLDRDGDGEACEPYPP, via the coding sequence GTGGTCCGCGACTATATCGCCGCGATCAACGCTCGGGACTACCGGCGGGCATGGGATCTCGGGGGCAAGAACCTCTCCGGCTCCTACCAGGCCTTCGTGGACGGGTTCGCCACCACCGCCCACGACACGGTGCACATCCTCCGCGCGGACGGCGACACCGTCTCGGTCACGCTCGAGGCCACACAGACCGACGGCACGCTGCGGATTTTCGAGGGCACCTACACGGTTCGCGGCGGCACGATCGTGGGGGCCGACATACGAGAGGTGACCGAGCTGGACCCGCCACCCGACGAAGCCTCCCCCTACTACGAGAACTGCGACGCGGCACGAGCCGCCGGCGACGCACCCCTGTTCACGGGCGAGCCCGGCTACGCGCCCCATCTCGACCGGGACGGCGACGGAGAGGCCTGCGAACCGTATCCACCGTGA
- a CDS encoding thioesterase family protein: protein MRHIYRCPLRWADMDAYGHVNNVVFLRYLEEARIDFLFRPEKDFKQGSVVARHEIDYKRQLVHRHHPVDIELWVTEIRAASFTLTYEVKDDDVVYVRASTVIVPFDFEAQRPRRITAEEREFLQEYTDDDEGEAVAA from the coding sequence TTGCGGCACATCTACCGCTGCCCGCTGCGCTGGGCGGACATGGACGCGTACGGCCACGTCAACAACGTGGTGTTCCTCCGCTACCTGGAGGAGGCCCGTATCGACTTCCTGTTCCGCCCGGAGAAGGACTTCAAGCAGGGGTCCGTGGTGGCTCGCCATGAGATCGACTACAAGCGGCAGCTCGTCCACCGGCACCACCCGGTCGACATCGAGCTGTGGGTCACGGAGATCAGGGCCGCGTCCTTCACCCTCACCTACGAGGTGAAGGACGACGACGTCGTCTACGTCCGGGCCTCGACGGTGATAGTGCCGTTCGACTTCGAGGCCCAGCGCCCGCGCCGGATCACCGCGGAGGAACGCGAGTTCCTCCAGGAGTACACGGACGACGACGAGGGGGAGGCCGTCGCCGCATGA